ctatgccagttttaccagattcccCCTGTGTAACTGAATCTCCCTGCGAAAACTATGGTACAAGGTATTGAAATCTCAACAATTACAAGCTTTTATACCAGATTCCCCCTCTCTGTAACTGGATCTCCCTGCTAAAACTATGGTACAAGGTATTGAAATCTCAGCAAGCTTAATCAGATTCCCCTCTCTCTTACTGGGGTCCCCTACCAAAACTATGGTACAAAAGCTCAGAAGAAATCTATGCAAGCCAAGTTTTACAACATTACCCATcccaatatttgaataaattgtTCCATTTTTTTGCATGCTGTCTTACCCTTAGAAAGCTTTATAAATCAACTTACCTTAACATCATGTAGAAAACATAATACTAATTTATCAGTATTAACACATGCTGCCCATTCCAACACATCAGTCTCTGATTCAGGTATTAAATCTGTCCAGTTGTCCTGCAgtaatgtgaaacaaaataaccatgttgtcattttatgggcctttccaaaatttgccatggtggtgctctacttcctgtctgtttgtaccttgggggtatacatggtataggttactcagttaatcatagagcactgcctTACCATTTCAGGTTTACTAAAGTCTATATTGATAAGTTTGTACCTGGGTGAAATCATTGCCCAGTACATTGATAAGTGTCTATCTAGGCGAAATCAGTGCCTTACCATTTCAGGTTTACTAACGTCTATACTGATAAGGTTGTATCTGGGTGAAATCATTGCCTAGTATATTGATAAGTGTCTATCTAGGCGAAATCAGTGCCTTACCATTTCAGGTTTACTAAAGTCTacattgataatttgataagttTGTATCTGGGTGAAATCATTGTCTATTATATTGATAAGTGTGTATCTAGGTGAAATCAGTGCCTTACCATTTCAGGTTTACCAAAGTCtatattgataaatttgtatCTGGGTGAAATCATTATCTAGtatattgataaatttgtatCTGGGTGAAATCAGTGCCTTACCGTTTCAGGTTTACTAAAGTCtatattgataaatttgtatCTGGGTGAAATCAGTGCCTTACCGTTTCAGGTTTACTAAAGTCTATATTGATAAGTTTGTATCTGGGTGAAATCATTGCCTAGTATATTGATAAGTGTGTATCTAGGTGAAATCAGTGCCTTACCGTTTCAGGTTTACTAAAGTCTATATTGATAAGTTTGTATCTGGGTGAAATCATTGCCTAGTATATTGATAAGTGTGTATCTAGGTGAAATCAGTCCCTTACCGTTGCAGGTTTACTAAAGTCtatattgataaatttgtatCTGGGTGAAATCAGTGCCTTACCGTTTCAGGTTTACTAAAGTCtatattgataaatttgtatCTGGGTGAAATCAGTGCCTTACCGTTTCAGGTTTACTAAAGTCtatattgataaatttgtatCTGGGTGAAATCAGTGCCTTACCGTTTCAGGTTTACTAAAGTCTATATTGATAAGTTTGTATCTGGGTGAAATCATTGCCTAGTATATTGATAAGTGTGTATCTAGGTGAAATCAGTGCCTTACCGTTGCAGGTTTACTAAAGTCTATATTGATAAGTTTGTATCTGGGTGACTTGAGGTTGGTTTTAAAAGTGAACACTGTGCCTTCATTGGTGATGTATTCATACTCGGCATCAAAATTATCCACTAATTTTACCCAGGGTAGTAAAcctatcaaaaaaaaaagacgaggaaaaaaaacatttagaGCAATAAATCTCAGAACTAACAGGTGACAAGTAACTTGAGTTTCATTATCAAAGGGTGATAAATAACTTATTACACAGTAATACACTTACCATCAATACCATTATGTACGATCTCCATATCACAGGGTGATAAACAACTTATTACACTTACGATCAATACCATTGGGTAGTGCCTCCATATCATAGGGTGATAACTAacttactacatgtaccatcaataATGTTTCCATATCACAGGGTGATAAACAACTTATCACACTTACCATCAATGCCATTAGGTAATGTCTCCATATCACAATAGTACAATCTATTGACTGGATCACAACCTTCACTGATGGATAACACAATATATCTGCCATCATCACTAAGCTCAGTTCCACTATTCAATAAAAAACAATAGAGGTGATTTAATGATCATACACTAAAAATTACATAAATCTATATCTTCGCTATCAAGGGTGGAATGTTACTGCTGAAAGACActatgacagaactccatgacaggagagtgcaagtgtggcagaGTGCTTGCTGTGTTCTCTGCGACAGTATGCtcgtgaaagtgcagcagaaaacactgcaaacatgagtgcaaatacccttgAGTACCcaacactggcactcacactgcaagttttttttttattattacatatgtttaacCGAAACAAATTTCCGTAAATATGATGCAATGTGATCATGCTCTTTCGTGTAGAATAAATGATTgagtcctaatttgcatatcatttgcatgcaggtatgcacaTAATTCAAAAGCCCCACTGCAAACTACTGAAGCCTGTGTTCAACTGTTTATAGTATGGAATGACTAAATCACTGGGACAAACTAAAACCTAATTACCTCATCCATTTAGGGTTATCTGGGAATTCAGCACAAAGTACATCTTCTGATTGTTTTGTCCCTAATCTATGATAACACAACTTTTGATGGAGATTAGCGGTTGTCTCTGTACCATCAGTTTTACCGTCTTGGTTTGGATATGTCTGTATGTAGAAAAAACATCACAAATGAACACAAGAACAAGTTATTACACATGAGCAGTGCAtcctaaaataaaatagaaagtTTTGTTGTAAGTCAAACTTGAATGATACAATCTGAGTTTTCTGGTTAATCAACATTTAGCTGAGAATATGGGAACGCCAATTCAACTGGCTATCTATCAATATTTTAGAAAGTTGTAGCTCACTGGGGCTACCAAAGAAAATAAGTTAACTTTGAGCCCTATATTTTCATGTATTATTACGCTCAGATAGTATAGTTCATGAATATCAACTTAGGACATACATTATAAAATAATCCTTTGCCATCATGGGTCCATGACATACAACTAAACTTGACTCTTTCTAGGACATCCGGTAACTGTTCAGCACCATCGACCTTCATAAACTGTCAACgaggaaaaaaaacaagatatTAGATGATTTACAAAGATTATAACGCACAAACAATTCAAAGTTTTAGCATTGaactttcgatctgtcttggtccatgatcctcatcagaacgacaaattccatagttacagctgaccactaggtggcagtacgATAAACCGTTTGTCTAATGTAGATATTAGATATTTGAACTGTCACCTTTGTCATGTTCACCTATTTGTCTTGAATACAAAGCATGTCAAGAAAAAACAGATTGTGgtaactatgatgtcatcactaaaTGTTTGCCCATAATCCCTTGCTGTAAATTCTGAGCAAACACATGTCAGCTAGGACTTCTTTGACAAGATTTCAATAACAGTTGATAGCAATACTTAAAAGATGTGTACTACAAGTAGAAATAATgctttttataaaaaaatttcTTTGCAAGGAAAAAAAGACAGTACAAAAGGTTATGATACTTTACCTTAATTGTAACCCAATCAGACCCACTAGAGCTGAGACCATAGGCTAGATATTCCCCATCTTCAGTGTAGGAATAGCCACGTAAAGCTACAGTACCATCATCTGAAAATTTATTTGGATCTAGAAACACTCTGGCTTCAGCTTCTAGAGAGtcttgtacatacaaaacactgTAAAAAAGGTTGAATATCAGACAAACTAagttattcaaaatattatgtttctgaaaagtctctgggctagtagAATTAATAAACTGAAGATAACAGTTGGTTCTTAGgtttcatattttcaataattcTTACGTTATGAACATAAATGTGTTCTTTTGTTACTAATTTCCCATTGCATATGATATACATTTTCGCAAGTGTACATTTATGATGTACAGTTATGAAAATGTTATATGTTAATAACGTAATGTTTCTAAACGGTTAAATGCACTACTCTACAACAGTCTGGAGAGGGGCTACTTCATATGCTAAGTGTAATATCTGAAACATTTACTTTTTGTTCTTTACACAATGGTTTGGCTAAGATATCACATCCCTATAGACTTTAAAACATGTCATGACACGGTCCTCACTGGCATAAGGGGTtgattgatgtgtgagggcgccctgtgtcatggcataccttacagatagactctcttacagccctcggagcttcggtttactaaaattaaagctaaacaaattattttgtatgtcccgatgccagctaattaaccATACtcaaatatccttgtactgtgcgccctcatcgaccatgatagagataaccatccTTTGACATGTGACTGCGACGCTTCGTGTTATCGCGAAGCCTTCGGGCTGGTGGTCGATGAGGTCGCACAGTTATGAGTAcattatgtagatggtatcggtacatacaaaataattcatttagcgtcacTTTTAGTTAAgtgaagctccgaggactgtgagagagtctaaccttacagactaccacaacTATGACTTGGACTGATTCTTGCAGAACTTACCTCTGATTTTGTAGTCCtgtattgtaaaaataaaaatatcttgGTCCTCTCTTGAAGGGACAGCCATACTTGGGGAAATCCCACATCTCCTTAAGTCTGTTTACAtaacagataaaaaaaataagacaaAAGATAATTCTACCAGTATCTCAATTCCTTTTTTCTTTTGGTGTTTTATTTGCAACACAGAACCATCACCTTTGTTGTCATGCATGATGATTCtttaatttcattataaaaCCTTGAAAATGATAGGTGGGTCTTTCGgttaaaacagaaaaaagtgtatatattattaataatgcTTTCATTCATCATCATGATACGTTGAACAGTCTGGATGACTTAATATTAATGACAACTAAAATTAGAATGATAACATCAACCGTCTCAGATTTCAGTAAAAAATGATGATACTTATCTGCATATAATATAATGGTGTTGCTATCAGTAAAGTTGTGTTCTATTAGTAATTCCTGATCATGccatagattttttttttaaatttggaaTTGGGCAGATTTAAGAAAAATTATGTCagttgggtcatgagaaacataaaattaaatatGACTGGCCGTTCAGTACAGGCACTCTGCATTGTTATCCACAGTCCTGGTTCTTACTCAAACATTTGTTGCTCCCTTCTAGAATGGGgccattgttatgcaaattataaacGAAGCAAACTCAACAATCACTTTGCCATGTAGAAATATAGacccttggtggagggtctatggtagaaACAAAAACGTTCTGTAAGTGTAACTCGTAATAGTGCTCAGAAGCATTTTAAAGTTTTACAGAATATCTCTTACGTTTCTGGACTGCGTACGACCAGTCactctcccctaatacatccatgatacaACATATATGATTGGTTGATAAATCATGATGTCAGACGTCAGTGACATGTTTGAAACAAGAAAGGGTGATGACCATGACAAAGCAAAATGAAATCACAACATGACGTACCTATCATGAAATCGTTGTCGAACTTTGCATTTTTCCAAATATGGCATCGTAATGGCATTTTGAGCATCAACAAATGCCTTGGTGTCGTCTGAGTCTGGATCTTCTAACCAGGAGTACGGGTCGGCAATCTGAACAAAAATCACACATTAATAGTACTAATTATAATGTGTGTAGTCGAAATGAAATTCAACCTGTGCATGCTGGAGTTTCACGTTTGCAATGTCTACACCTGGGCCTATCTATCAATCAAGGTCTCAGAAATGATCCCTTTAACTGTGCTATGAGGATAACTTTTTTACAACATAAGATACATGTGTATGGACAGCAAAGTTTAAAACAATGCATCTCAACTTGAGTAAGACATGATCCATGACCATAGCAACACGACGCTTTGTCCGTACATTGATAAATAAAGTACGTTAAACCTACCTTTTCGCCATGATAATCATCGATTTTGCTGTCATCACGACGGACTTCtggatatttaaaagacatgaTTGCGTCCAGGATTGTGCAAAATATACTATGCCACTTCAAAACTGTCAATGGACAATGCTTGCAGCGGTAGTTGTTGAACAGgaagtgaaaatgaatgttTGGTGGGTGGTTATTACTTTTCTATATAGAGCCTTGCACATCCGGGAATGAGGTGGTCTGGGTAACCCAGACTCTCGTCgtgtctgcgtgtgtgtgtgtggggggggggggggggggcatcgtcgcaaaccacggcctgttttacggcaacgttcttaacgagcctaacactttatctctctctctctctctctctctctctctctctctctctctctctctctctctctctctctctctctctctctctcaaattgcatgagatagtatcaagatgattgaataagttctatctaaactcgacctgaaatattttgctatcattacatatggtttgttttatccttgtcaagcattgtgaaaaaatgaaattctacctacccacccaatatgatgggttaggttgcccgttgaccagcttttttattttttctaggcttacatatgatatttaattgcgtatgctaaaatagatattatgtaaattatacgcaaatttatgtaaattagcacttttctaaatttcaaatgcatgattgcaccaagacaaagttctgtcccccccccccccggcaatttggtcaggctacggccctgaaaCTTGAAGTATAAACAGGATGTAGAGTAAAAGACAGGGTATATTGAACGAAATGTTGACGCTTCTGAGcaaaaaagaaatttaagacTTCATCTAGTGCTATTAACACAGAATATAGAAACCATTTATTCATTCTAGTCAAAGAAGAGTTTACAGAAAATGTCAGAAGATAATTGTTCACTGTCTTGCAATTTTCCAATGTACCATTTATTTTGTGTTGCTTGACTTGTCACATGCGACAGACTTCGATTTATAGTCCAAGATAGAATAATAGTGTTAGCACCGAAGTTCCTACGGGGACCTGCCCAAAtagagaattaaaaaaatggaaaaggTGATGCAAGTGGGGTGATATCAATATAATTCGATTTCTTGGCTGCTCTTAGTGCAGGATGCGGAACAAGCTTTTACTCTATGACATGCAGAACTCATGCGGAAAACGACAGTCACCTTGACAGCCTGCGTGACAAAAACAAGCCGCAGAATCTAGCTCGCAGTGATAATGTTGATTAATACGCTTGTGATAGAAGACGCTTGTTTTTAGAAAACGCGGGTGAAAACGACAATAATGTATTAATATCGGCTCTCAGCCTTAGTTATACGGTGCGTAGCTACAATGccatgggggagggggtgttgcCAAAGTATTGCACTCGCAGGGGttggtactactactagtagcgAAAGGTATGATGACATGGAGATATCTAGCAGACTACCATATTTGAAGACCCTATTAAAGCTCGAAGGTCTATTTCAATTGTCTCAATCGCACAAATTTCAGCAAAGTGTGAAATAACAGTTTACCATTTATACGCCAACATATACCAGACGGTTTGGTGAATCTTCAATGAACAGTAGTTTATCTTTAGAAGACTCTGACGTCAACTTGGATTCAACTTGATCTGGAGTTAGGGATAAATTCTCGCCTAAAATTACTGCTGCAGTACCTATATGGATAATCAGTAAAAATCGAACGATGAAGAATAAGTAAGAATAAacttaaatcaatcaatcaatcaatcaatcaatcaatcaatcaatcaatcaatcaatcaatcaatcaatcaatcaatcaatcaatcaatcaatcaatcaatcaatcaatcaatcaaccaaccaaccaaccaaccaaccaaccaaccaaccaatccagccagccagccagccagccatacatacatacatacatacatacatacagacagacagacagacagacagacagacagtcagacagagacacacacagacagacagacagacagacacacagacacacacacagacacacaaacaaacaaacacacacacacacacacacacacacacacatacatccataaaCTAGTCACCATTTTCAAGCTTAAGTAGCCCGTCGACAGTAATAGATATAGTGCTTTAgtttatatatctatcaatcaatcatcatTAATCAAAACCTTccaatactagtatatatatttttctatcGAACGGGTTATCAACTTTcgaaatgttttaatttgaataGTTCTTCATATTCTTTAATCATCTCTGAAAGTGAAGATCACTACAGAtaattctctatagtggtctgagctgaaAGTGAAGATAtcgcaaaaaaataaaataaataaataaataaataaaaaatcattgtCTCACCAGCTACGTGTGCTGCTGCCATTGATGTACCACTTACGACGCTGATAGCGGAATTACTATCGTACCACGTGCTTCTTATTGAGTCACCAGGGGCAAAAATTTGAACACATTCACCATAGTTAGAATATGCTGACATGACGTCAGAGGTGGTCGTAGCACCTACAGTAATTGCCTGTAGATATAAATGTTAAAACAAATTAAGAAGTCGGACTATATATAGTAGATAGCAGCCAACAACAATCAGAGACTTACAAAACTCATAATCATGAATGATCTTGAATTGTGCATTACGGGGAaacattgtattattgtttgtaaccacgtGATAAATCCTTGCAAGGTAGTTATATTCACCCGTGATAAACAAACAacgatttcattgaaatatgacatttttacatATTATCTGAACATGGTCAATTCCCTCTCATGAAAtacacataatttacatattgaaaatgacatcaccTTATATGTATGCAACGTACAGAAACTGCCTAATCTGGGAATTTGTTGTCATATACTAATGGTAATAGTAAATGCAATGCACCAGTTTACGTTAAACGTTGAAGCTGCACTGTACATGCAAATGGAACggttttttgaaactgttttgtcagGTATGGCTTTCTTGTAATTATATCGTACACCTTGAATAGATTGAACCAACtgtgtgtaaatgtatatgtatagctGTATGCATGATAtcatggtacaataaatcctagcagattgatttttaggtccgcacccaaaTATCAGAAAGTAACCACTATTCCAATCTGTTGCTGTAGTACCTAAGGATACAATCTGCCACTACACAATGcttaattattggtattttaataaactgttgGTTGTCCGATCGAAAAAGTAATGCTGCGGTTATAGTTACGGCCTGAGTGTAGCTTTAACACCCGAATTGTAAATGAGTGTAGACCTTAAATATCTTGTCGCATATCTTTAAAAAGTGTGAAAAGTCAAAATTGATTACATTAGCGGATCTTGCTGGCGAATAATAACAAGCGTTATCTGCATCGTTGCCGGCAGGGGCGACAACAGTATATCCAGCAGTCTTCAATAGACGGACTTCGTTGTCTAAAGAATAGGAGGCACTACCGCTTAGAGTGATTGCAATAACCCCAGGTAGGAAACCATAGTAACGTACACGATTCATTCCTGTGGTGGCAGTGTAACAGAGAAACATGAATTaacacattttgtaaaaaagAATAGCATTATAGACTTGAAGACGGGGATCGTAGAGTGCAGAGAAAAGTAATGCCTGCAATAGAAAACGGTTATCACACAATAAGATGTTCAATTGTTGTTTTatcaacaaaattcaaaattacaacCAAACGAAAAAACATTGATTTACGTAATATCATATATACTTTAAAAGAATTGCAAGCTTACATAGATCGATATTGTAACGTCAATTTTTTCCCCGCTAATTCTCGCCCAGTGCCTATTCAGCAATTCACTAGACGTGCGACAATTCTAgatctcgcaaaccagagcagATATTACTGCCGACGCAacgacggtgccgtaaagaggcatGTAGCTTATTACGACAATGCAACAATACACACCTGCATATAGAACTATATTCTACGAGTATTTGGTAACATACCTTCTATGATGTCTACATTGGTGCCGAGTCCCAGACAACTCAATACACGTATGCCCCAGACATAGGCGTTCTTGGCCACACCATAAGTTGCGCTAGCTGCTATGCCAGCACAGTGACTACCGTGACCATTACAGTCCACACCCTTAAACACACGTTAGaataaaatacaccattttaATTTATTGCAATGACTAGATGTTTAAACACATTGTATTTACCAGAACAAAAATATCCAATATTTCAGAATATAAAACACTCCACCTGAAATTAATCCTGTGTATTACTGGAAGCATTAGTCTGAGAATTCGAAGACGTCAACATACTAACATGTTACTCTGAGCAAAGTAGCAAAATAGCCTTTCCAAATTCTTTTTCTCGTTTTGACTAATTTTTCTTCTAGTtggaaattaaaaacaaaactaatatttacatgtacatgttcacaAGAGAATTTTTTGTGGAGAATGTAAACAATAGCATTGCAAAGTTCTTTGATATTTCTGTTTGTTCATAACGTGTCTTAAGTTTCGAAACTCAcattgccgttgagggcgtcGTAGAAATAAAGTGCACGTCCATTGAATTCTTCGTGAGAGTATTTGATACCAGTGTCAATGATGTAAATATTAACATCCGTGCCGTCACctttgaaacaaaaatgaaatggtAGTTTCATATTTATTCTATGGAATACAAGAGAAAAACAGTACTCTctcgaaaaaaataaaatgcaaacCGTTAATTTGAATGGGAATATAAGTAGGCACAGTCTAGCCAACTTCATCTTGGTTGAGCAATACTGAAAGTTGAGGAACTATATAGAAAATACACAGGCATATGTACACGCTAGATTTGCGCGTACATAGCATACACGACTCGTGTATAagataatatgtatatatacaaacatatatatgtataacatgtGCACACAACGGACACAGgctgacacacatacacacgttcacaaacacacacaaatcaaGCTTATggattttgtgtgtgtgtgtttgtgtgtgtgtgtgtgtgtgtgtgtatgtgtgtgtgtgagtgtgagtgtgtgtgtgtgtatgtgtatgtgtgtgtgtgtgtgagagagagagagtgtgtgtgtatgtgagtgtgtatgtatgtgtgtgtgtgtgtgtgtgtgtgtgtgtgtgcgtgcgttcgTGCggatgtgcgtgcgtgtgtatgtgtgcgtaaTATTAACCAATGCACATATATCAAGACAAGTCTTCTTACCTCTCGGTGTGAAAGTGTCATCCACTGGTAAATTTCTCTGATCGATTCGGTCTATGCC
This Glandiceps talaboti chromosome 13, keGlaTala1.1, whole genome shotgun sequence DNA region includes the following protein-coding sequences:
- the LOC144444467 gene encoding prolyl endopeptidase-like, which codes for MSFKYPEVRRDDSKIDDYHGEKIADPYSWLEDPDSDDTKAFVDAQNAITMPYLEKCKVRQRFHDRLKEMWDFPKYGCPFKRGPRYFYFYNTGLQNQSVLYVQDSLEAEARVFLDPNKFSDDGTVALRGYSYTEDGEYLAYGLSSSGSDWVTIKFMKVDGAEQLPDVLERVKFSCMSWTHDGKGLFYNTYPNQDGKTDGTETTANLHQKLCYHRLGTKQSEDVLCAEFPDNPKWMSGTELSDDGRYIVLSISEGCDPVNRLYYCDMETLPNGIDGLLPWVKLVDNFDAEYEYITNEGTVFTFKTNLKSPRYKLINIDFSKPATDNWTDLIPESETDVLEWAACVNTDKLVLCFLHDVKSQLYLHDLSDGNRLTTFPLDVGTITGYSGKKKDQEIFYQFTSFLTPGIIYRCDLKAEVLAPSMFRQIDVKGFNQAEFQTVQAFFTSKDGTKIPMFIVHRKGIELDSSHPVLLYGYGGFNISITPGFSVSRIVFMLHLGGILAIPNIRGGGEYGETWHKGGMLGNKQNCFDDFHAAAEWLIGNKYCTAKSITINGGSNGGLLVGACANQRPDLYGCVINQVGVMDMLKFHKFTIGHAWTTDYGCSDIKEEFEWLIKFSPLHNIKNPEGAVQYPATLLLTGDHDDRVVPLHSLKYISELQHVMRNESKQTNPLMIRVDTKAGHGAGKPTAKIIEEYSDVYAFIAENLNIEWKDVEAKL
- the LOC144444998 gene encoding aqualysin-1-like, with product MKLQLAVLALLVCCAMAVIDKPYYKAHPDKRIPGRYIVGLKDGNLMTVRDTAVKTIMSLQKTSNIDVQVRKILTNLLSVEMTDNAILLVLAIDEVAYIEEDSLYHASAVASWGIDRIDQRNLPVDDTFTPRGDGTDVNIYIIDTGIKYSHEEFNGRALYFYDALNGNGVDCNGHGSHCAGIAASATYGVAKNAYVWGIRVLSCLGLGTNVDIIEGMNRVRYYGFLPGVIAITLSGSASYSLDNEVRLLKTAGYTVVAPAGNDADNACYYSPARSANAITVGATTTSDVMSAYSNYGECVQIFAPGDSIRSTWYDSNSAISVVSGTSMAAAHVAGTAAVILGENLSLTPDQVESKLTSESSKDKLLFIEDSPNRLVYVGV